The following are encoded together in the Buteo buteo chromosome 2, bButBut1.hap1.1, whole genome shotgun sequence genome:
- the MLH1 gene encoding DNA mismatch repair protein Mlh1 isoform X1 gives MAGVIRRLDEAVVNRIAAGEVIQRPANAIKEMIENCLDAKSTSIQVVVKEGGLKLIQVQDNGCGIRKEDLDIVCERFTTSKLQKFEDLATISTYGFRGEALASISHVAHVTVTTKTADAKCAYRAIYSDGKIKAPPKPCAGNQGTQITVEDLFYNVTTRRKALKNPNEEYAKILEVVSRYAIHNSGISFSVKKQGDTVSDVRTLSNASTVDNIRSIFGNAVSRELIEVACEDASLAFKMKGYITNANYSVKKCTFLLFINHRLVESAALRKAIETVYAAYLPKSTHPFLYLSLEIDPQNVDVNVHPTKHEVHFLHEDSILERVQQHVESKLLGSNSSRLYFTQTLLPGADCSSSEVVKASANSSAVTKGTGDKVYAHQMVRTDSREQKLDAFLQPVNNLLSTGPSEVMTEVNAGPPEGAVRPQDAEMEDVSDLVEMADVREDEVMPGGLSESGRLSPETVPPRKRPREDADVEMEKVDTRKDMTAACTPRRRIINLTSVLTLQEEISNQAHANLQEMLHDHSFVGCVSPQWALAQYQTKLYLLNTTKLSQELFYQILIYDFANFGVLRLSEPAPLYELSMLALEDPESGWTEDDGPKEGLAEYIVEFLKKKTEMLKDYFSLEIDEEGNLIGLPLLIDNYVPPLEGLPMFILRLATEVNWDEEKECFESLSKELAMFYSIRKQYIIDEANVTNSQNEDSDCGSTTWKWTVEHVLYKAFRTHLLPPKHFTEDGNILQLANLPDLYKVFERC, from the exons ATGGCCGGCGTGATCCGGCGGCTGGATGAAGCTGTGGTGAACCGCATCGCGGCCGGCGAGGTCATCCAGAGACCGGCGAACGCCATCAAGGAGATGATAGAAAACTG TTTGGATGCTAAATCTACGAGTATCCAGGTTGTAGTTAAAGAAGGTGGTCTGAAGCTCATCCAGGTCCAAGACAACGGCTGTGGTATCAGA AAGGAAGATCTGGACATTGTATGTGAGAGATTTACTACCAGTAAACTACAAAAATTTGAAGATTTGGCTACCATTTCTACATACGGTTTTAGGGGCGAG GCATTGGCTAGCATCAGTCATGTTGCCCATGTTACTGTAACAACTAAAACAGCTGATGCAAAGTGTGCATACAG AGCTATTTACAGTGATGGAAAAATTAAAGCCCCTCCGAAACCCTGTGCTGGAAACCAAGGAACTCAGATCACG GTTGAAGATCTTTTTTACAATGTAACTACAAGgaggaaagctttaaaaaatccaaatgaagAATATGCAAAAATACTAGAAGTTGTTAGCAG GTATGCCATCCATAACTCGGGCATCagcttttcagtgaaaaag CAAGGTGATACTGTGTCAGATGTTAGAACCTTATCAAACGCCTCAACAGTGGACAACATTAGGTCCATCTTTGGAAATGCTGTTAGCAG GGAACTGATAGAAGTGGCTTGTGAAGATGCAAGTCTggcctttaaaatgaaaggctACATCACAAATGCAAACTACTCTGTGaagaaatgtacatttttacTCTTCATAAACC ATCGATTGGTAGAATCGGCCGCTTTGCGGAAAGCCATAGAAACTGTGTATGCTGCTTATTTGCCAAAAAGTACGCATCCATTCCTATACTTAAG cctGGAAATAGACCCCCAGAATGTTGATGTAAATGTGCACCCTACAAAACATGAGGTCCATTTCCTTCATGAAGATAGTATTTTAGAGCGTGTGCAACAACATGTAGAGAGCAAGTTATTGGGCTCTAATTCTTCAAGGCTGTACTTCACTCAG ACATTGCTTCCAGGGGCTGACTGTTCTTCCAGTGAGGTTGTAAAAGCATCAGCAAACTCTTCTGCGGTTACCAAAGGAACCGGTGATAAAGTTTATGCACATCAGATGGTCCGCACTGATTCCCGAGAACAGAAATTGGATGCTTTTCTTCAGCCGGTGAACAACCTCCTAAGTACAGGCCCCAGTGAAGTGATGACAGAGGTTAATGCAGGACCTCCGGAGGGTGCAGTCAGGCCACAGGATGCTGAAATGGAAGATGTCAGTGATCTAGTTGAAATGGCTGATGTTCGGGAGGACGAAGTGATGCCTGGGGGGCTGAGTGAGAGTGGACGCTTGTCTCCTGAGACAGTGCCTCCTCG AAAGAGACCACGGGAAGATGCAGATGTAGAAATGGAGAAAGTTGACACCAGAAAGGACATgactgctgcctgcacccctaGACGAAGAATTATCAACTTGACCAGTGTATTGACTCTCCAGGAGGAAATCAGTAACCAGGCACATGCAA ACCTTCAGGAGATGCTACATGATCACTCATTTGTTGGCTGTGTCAGTCCTCAGTGGGCTCTGGCCCAATATCAGACAAAACTGTATCTTCTCAATACAACAAAACTCAG CCAAGAACTCTTCTACCAGATACTTATTTATGACTTCGCAAACTTTGGAGTCTTAAGGTTGTCT GAGCCAGCTCCTTTATATGAGCTTTCAATGCTTGCTTTAGAGGATCCTGAAAGTGGCTGGACAGAAGATGATGGCCCAAAAGAAGGACTTGCAGAGTACATTGTGGagtttctgaaaaagaagactgaaatgttgaaagattatttttcgCTTGAAATTGATGAG GAAGGAAACCTTATTGGGTTACCACTTCTGATAGACAACTATGTGCCGCCGCTGGAAGGACTGCCTATGTTTATCCTTCGCTTGGCCACAGAG GTAAACTGGGATGAAGAAAAGGAGTGTTTTGAAAGCCTAAGTAAAGAATTAGCTATGTTCTACTCCATTAGAAAGCAATACATAATAGATGAAGCCAATGTGACAAACTCTCAG AATGAAGATTCTGACTGTGGTTCAACAACATGGAAATGGACTGTGGAACATGTACTTTACAAAGCTTTTAGGACTCATCTTTTACCTCCCAAACACTTCACAGAAGATGGCAACATTTTGCAGCTTGCTAACCTGCCTGACCTGTATAAAGTTTTTGAGAGATGTTGA
- the MLH1 gene encoding DNA mismatch repair protein Mlh1 isoform X2: MKGYITNANYSVKKCTFLLFINHRLVESAALRKAIETVYAAYLPKSTHPFLYLSLEIDPQNVDVNVHPTKHEVHFLHEDSILERVQQHVESKLLGSNSSRLYFTQTLLPGADCSSSEVVKASANSSAVTKGTGDKVYAHQMVRTDSREQKLDAFLQPVNNLLSTGPSEVMTEVNAGPPEGAVRPQDAEMEDVSDLVEMADVREDEVMPGGLSESGRLSPETVPPRKRPREDADVEMEKVDTRKDMTAACTPRRRIINLTSVLTLQEEISNQAHANLQEMLHDHSFVGCVSPQWALAQYQTKLYLLNTTKLSQELFYQILIYDFANFGVLRLSEPAPLYELSMLALEDPESGWTEDDGPKEGLAEYIVEFLKKKTEMLKDYFSLEIDEEGNLIGLPLLIDNYVPPLEGLPMFILRLATEVNWDEEKECFESLSKELAMFYSIRKQYIIDEANVTNSQNEDSDCGSTTWKWTVEHVLYKAFRTHLLPPKHFTEDGNILQLANLPDLYKVFERC; encoded by the exons atgaaaggctACATCACAAATGCAAACTACTCTGTGaagaaatgtacatttttacTCTTCATAAACC ATCGATTGGTAGAATCGGCCGCTTTGCGGAAAGCCATAGAAACTGTGTATGCTGCTTATTTGCCAAAAAGTACGCATCCATTCCTATACTTAAG cctGGAAATAGACCCCCAGAATGTTGATGTAAATGTGCACCCTACAAAACATGAGGTCCATTTCCTTCATGAAGATAGTATTTTAGAGCGTGTGCAACAACATGTAGAGAGCAAGTTATTGGGCTCTAATTCTTCAAGGCTGTACTTCACTCAG ACATTGCTTCCAGGGGCTGACTGTTCTTCCAGTGAGGTTGTAAAAGCATCAGCAAACTCTTCTGCGGTTACCAAAGGAACCGGTGATAAAGTTTATGCACATCAGATGGTCCGCACTGATTCCCGAGAACAGAAATTGGATGCTTTTCTTCAGCCGGTGAACAACCTCCTAAGTACAGGCCCCAGTGAAGTGATGACAGAGGTTAATGCAGGACCTCCGGAGGGTGCAGTCAGGCCACAGGATGCTGAAATGGAAGATGTCAGTGATCTAGTTGAAATGGCTGATGTTCGGGAGGACGAAGTGATGCCTGGGGGGCTGAGTGAGAGTGGACGCTTGTCTCCTGAGACAGTGCCTCCTCG AAAGAGACCACGGGAAGATGCAGATGTAGAAATGGAGAAAGTTGACACCAGAAAGGACATgactgctgcctgcacccctaGACGAAGAATTATCAACTTGACCAGTGTATTGACTCTCCAGGAGGAAATCAGTAACCAGGCACATGCAA ACCTTCAGGAGATGCTACATGATCACTCATTTGTTGGCTGTGTCAGTCCTCAGTGGGCTCTGGCCCAATATCAGACAAAACTGTATCTTCTCAATACAACAAAACTCAG CCAAGAACTCTTCTACCAGATACTTATTTATGACTTCGCAAACTTTGGAGTCTTAAGGTTGTCT GAGCCAGCTCCTTTATATGAGCTTTCAATGCTTGCTTTAGAGGATCCTGAAAGTGGCTGGACAGAAGATGATGGCCCAAAAGAAGGACTTGCAGAGTACATTGTGGagtttctgaaaaagaagactgaaatgttgaaagattatttttcgCTTGAAATTGATGAG GAAGGAAACCTTATTGGGTTACCACTTCTGATAGACAACTATGTGCCGCCGCTGGAAGGACTGCCTATGTTTATCCTTCGCTTGGCCACAGAG GTAAACTGGGATGAAGAAAAGGAGTGTTTTGAAAGCCTAAGTAAAGAATTAGCTATGTTCTACTCCATTAGAAAGCAATACATAATAGATGAAGCCAATGTGACAAACTCTCAG AATGAAGATTCTGACTGTGGTTCAACAACATGGAAATGGACTGTGGAACATGTACTTTACAAAGCTTTTAGGACTCATCTTTTACCTCCCAAACACTTCACAGAAGATGGCAACATTTTGCAGCTTGCTAACCTGCCTGACCTGTATAAAGTTTTTGAGAGATGTTGA
- the MLH1 gene encoding DNA mismatch repair protein Mlh1 isoform X3: MYIFTLHKPSIGRIGRFAESHRNCVCCLFAKNLEIDPQNVDVNVHPTKHEVHFLHEDSILERVQQHVESKLLGSNSSRLYFTQTLLPGADCSSSEVVKASANSSAVTKGTGDKVYAHQMVRTDSREQKLDAFLQPVNNLLSTGPSEVMTEVNAGPPEGAVRPQDAEMEDVSDLVEMADVREDEVMPGGLSESGRLSPETVPPRKRPREDADVEMEKVDTRKDMTAACTPRRRIINLTSVLTLQEEISNQAHANLQEMLHDHSFVGCVSPQWALAQYQTKLYLLNTTKLSQELFYQILIYDFANFGVLRLSEPAPLYELSMLALEDPESGWTEDDGPKEGLAEYIVEFLKKKTEMLKDYFSLEIDEEGNLIGLPLLIDNYVPPLEGLPMFILRLATEVNWDEEKECFESLSKELAMFYSIRKQYIIDEANVTNSQNEDSDCGSTTWKWTVEHVLYKAFRTHLLPPKHFTEDGNILQLANLPDLYKVFERC; encoded by the exons atgtacatttttacTCTTCATAAACC ATCGATTGGTAGAATCGGCCGCTTTGCGGAAAGCCATAGAAACTGTGTATGCTGCTTATTTGCCAAAAA cctGGAAATAGACCCCCAGAATGTTGATGTAAATGTGCACCCTACAAAACATGAGGTCCATTTCCTTCATGAAGATAGTATTTTAGAGCGTGTGCAACAACATGTAGAGAGCAAGTTATTGGGCTCTAATTCTTCAAGGCTGTACTTCACTCAG ACATTGCTTCCAGGGGCTGACTGTTCTTCCAGTGAGGTTGTAAAAGCATCAGCAAACTCTTCTGCGGTTACCAAAGGAACCGGTGATAAAGTTTATGCACATCAGATGGTCCGCACTGATTCCCGAGAACAGAAATTGGATGCTTTTCTTCAGCCGGTGAACAACCTCCTAAGTACAGGCCCCAGTGAAGTGATGACAGAGGTTAATGCAGGACCTCCGGAGGGTGCAGTCAGGCCACAGGATGCTGAAATGGAAGATGTCAGTGATCTAGTTGAAATGGCTGATGTTCGGGAGGACGAAGTGATGCCTGGGGGGCTGAGTGAGAGTGGACGCTTGTCTCCTGAGACAGTGCCTCCTCG AAAGAGACCACGGGAAGATGCAGATGTAGAAATGGAGAAAGTTGACACCAGAAAGGACATgactgctgcctgcacccctaGACGAAGAATTATCAACTTGACCAGTGTATTGACTCTCCAGGAGGAAATCAGTAACCAGGCACATGCAA ACCTTCAGGAGATGCTACATGATCACTCATTTGTTGGCTGTGTCAGTCCTCAGTGGGCTCTGGCCCAATATCAGACAAAACTGTATCTTCTCAATACAACAAAACTCAG CCAAGAACTCTTCTACCAGATACTTATTTATGACTTCGCAAACTTTGGAGTCTTAAGGTTGTCT GAGCCAGCTCCTTTATATGAGCTTTCAATGCTTGCTTTAGAGGATCCTGAAAGTGGCTGGACAGAAGATGATGGCCCAAAAGAAGGACTTGCAGAGTACATTGTGGagtttctgaaaaagaagactgaaatgttgaaagattatttttcgCTTGAAATTGATGAG GAAGGAAACCTTATTGGGTTACCACTTCTGATAGACAACTATGTGCCGCCGCTGGAAGGACTGCCTATGTTTATCCTTCGCTTGGCCACAGAG GTAAACTGGGATGAAGAAAAGGAGTGTTTTGAAAGCCTAAGTAAAGAATTAGCTATGTTCTACTCCATTAGAAAGCAATACATAATAGATGAAGCCAATGTGACAAACTCTCAG AATGAAGATTCTGACTGTGGTTCAACAACATGGAAATGGACTGTGGAACATGTACTTTACAAAGCTTTTAGGACTCATCTTTTACCTCCCAAACACTTCACAGAAGATGGCAACATTTTGCAGCTTGCTAACCTGCCTGACCTGTATAAAGTTTTTGAGAGATGTTGA
- the STARD3NL gene encoding STARD3 N-terminal-like protein isoform X1, with translation MNRVPGDAENAHSSSVESCPSLRDVHSINPAQLMARIESYEGREKKGISDVRRTFCLFVTFDLLFITLLWIIELNVKGGIETTLEKEVLQYDYSSSYFDIFLLAVFRFKVLILAYAMCRLRHWWAIAFTTAVTSAFLLAKVIISKLFSQGAFGYVLPIISFILAWIETWFLDFKVLPQEAEEENTESKGWKFNSLVDLKCHLCPVIIRRPVDSSKGFLIAQDASERAALLHPGVLSDGQFYSPPESVAGSDEDSEEKQDSEKPVV, from the exons ATGAATCGGGTGCCAGGTGATGCAGAAAATGCTCACAGTAGCAGTGTGGAATCCTGTCCTTCCTTGCGCGATGTCCACTCCATCAACCCAGCGCAGCTGATGGCAAGGATTGAGTCATatgaagggagagagaagaaaggcatATCAGATGTCAGAAGgactttctgtttgtttgttacaTTTGATCTCTTATTCATAACCTTGCTGTGGATAATAGAATTAAAT GTAAAAGGAGGCATTGAGACTACCTTAGAGAAAGAAGTCCTACAATATGACTACTCTTCTTCATATTTTGATATATTT CTACTGGCAGTCTTTCGATTTAAGGTGTTAATACTTGCATATGCAATGTGCAGACTGCGCCATTGGTGGGCAATAGCT TTTACAACAGCAGTGACCAGTGCCTTTTTATTAGCaaaagtaattatttcaaaG CTGTTCTCACAAGGTGCTTTTGGCTACGTGCTGCCCATCATATCCTTCATACTTGCCTGGATTGAAACTTGGTTTTTGGACTTTAAAGTGTTACCGcaagaagctgaagaagaaaaca CAGAGAGTAAAGGATGGAAGTTCAATAGCCTTGTTGACCTAAAATGCCATCTTTGCCCTGTTATTATCAGAAGACCTGTTGACAGCAGTAAGG gatttttgaTAGCACAGGATGCTTCTGAACGAGCAGCTCTTCTTCACCCAGGAGTCCTCTCTGATGGGCAGTTCTACTCTCCTCCTGAATCTGTAGCAG GATCTGATgaagactcagaagaaaaacaagacagtgAAAAACCAGTTGTGTAG
- the STARD3NL gene encoding STARD3 N-terminal-like protein isoform X4 encodes MNRVPGDAENAHSSSVESCPSLRDVHSINPAQLMARIESYEGREKKGISDVRRTFCLFVTFDLLFITLLWIIELNVKGGIETTLEKEVLQYDYSSSYFDIFLFSQGAFGYVLPIISFILAWIETWFLDFKVLPQEAEEENTESKGWKFNSLVDLKCHLCPVIIRRPVDSSKGFLIAQDASERAALLHPGVLSDGQFYSPPESVAGSDEDSEEKQDSEKPVV; translated from the exons ATGAATCGGGTGCCAGGTGATGCAGAAAATGCTCACAGTAGCAGTGTGGAATCCTGTCCTTCCTTGCGCGATGTCCACTCCATCAACCCAGCGCAGCTGATGGCAAGGATTGAGTCATatgaagggagagagaagaaaggcatATCAGATGTCAGAAGgactttctgtttgtttgttacaTTTGATCTCTTATTCATAACCTTGCTGTGGATAATAGAATTAAAT GTAAAAGGAGGCATTGAGACTACCTTAGAGAAAGAAGTCCTACAATATGACTACTCTTCTTCATATTTTGATATATTT CTGTTCTCACAAGGTGCTTTTGGCTACGTGCTGCCCATCATATCCTTCATACTTGCCTGGATTGAAACTTGGTTTTTGGACTTTAAAGTGTTACCGcaagaagctgaagaagaaaaca CAGAGAGTAAAGGATGGAAGTTCAATAGCCTTGTTGACCTAAAATGCCATCTTTGCCCTGTTATTATCAGAAGACCTGTTGACAGCAGTAAGG gatttttgaTAGCACAGGATGCTTCTGAACGAGCAGCTCTTCTTCACCCAGGAGTCCTCTCTGATGGGCAGTTCTACTCTCCTCCTGAATCTGTAGCAG GATCTGATgaagactcagaagaaaaacaagacagtgAAAAACCAGTTGTGTAG
- the STARD3NL gene encoding STARD3 N-terminal-like protein isoform X6, whose translation MNRVPGDAENAHSSSVESCPSLRDVHSINPAQLMARIESYEGREKKGISDVRRTFCLFVTFDLLFITLLWIIELNVKGGIETTLEKEVLQYDYSSSYFDIFLFSQGAFGYVLPIISFILAWIETWFLDFKVLPQEAEEENRFLIAQDASERAALLHPGVLSDGQFYSPPESVAGSDEDSEEKQDSEKPVV comes from the exons ATGAATCGGGTGCCAGGTGATGCAGAAAATGCTCACAGTAGCAGTGTGGAATCCTGTCCTTCCTTGCGCGATGTCCACTCCATCAACCCAGCGCAGCTGATGGCAAGGATTGAGTCATatgaagggagagagaagaaaggcatATCAGATGTCAGAAGgactttctgtttgtttgttacaTTTGATCTCTTATTCATAACCTTGCTGTGGATAATAGAATTAAAT GTAAAAGGAGGCATTGAGACTACCTTAGAGAAAGAAGTCCTACAATATGACTACTCTTCTTCATATTTTGATATATTT CTGTTCTCACAAGGTGCTTTTGGCTACGTGCTGCCCATCATATCCTTCATACTTGCCTGGATTGAAACTTGGTTTTTGGACTTTAAAGTGTTACCGcaagaagctgaagaagaaaaca gatttttgaTAGCACAGGATGCTTCTGAACGAGCAGCTCTTCTTCACCCAGGAGTCCTCTCTGATGGGCAGTTCTACTCTCCTCCTGAATCTGTAGCAG GATCTGATgaagactcagaagaaaaacaagacagtgAAAAACCAGTTGTGTAG
- the STARD3NL gene encoding STARD3 N-terminal-like protein isoform X5 codes for MNRVPGDAENAHSSSVESCPSLRDVHSINPAQLMARIESYEGREKKGISDVRRTFCLFVTFDLLFITLLWIIELNVKGGIETTLEKEVLQYDYSSSYFDIFFTTAVTSAFLLAKVIISKLFSQGAFGYVLPIISFILAWIETWFLDFKVLPQEAEEENRFLIAQDASERAALLHPGVLSDGQFYSPPESVAGSDEDSEEKQDSEKPVV; via the exons ATGAATCGGGTGCCAGGTGATGCAGAAAATGCTCACAGTAGCAGTGTGGAATCCTGTCCTTCCTTGCGCGATGTCCACTCCATCAACCCAGCGCAGCTGATGGCAAGGATTGAGTCATatgaagggagagagaagaaaggcatATCAGATGTCAGAAGgactttctgtttgtttgttacaTTTGATCTCTTATTCATAACCTTGCTGTGGATAATAGAATTAAAT GTAAAAGGAGGCATTGAGACTACCTTAGAGAAAGAAGTCCTACAATATGACTACTCTTCTTCATATTTTGATATATTT TTTACAACAGCAGTGACCAGTGCCTTTTTATTAGCaaaagtaattatttcaaaG CTGTTCTCACAAGGTGCTTTTGGCTACGTGCTGCCCATCATATCCTTCATACTTGCCTGGATTGAAACTTGGTTTTTGGACTTTAAAGTGTTACCGcaagaagctgaagaagaaaaca gatttttgaTAGCACAGGATGCTTCTGAACGAGCAGCTCTTCTTCACCCAGGAGTCCTCTCTGATGGGCAGTTCTACTCTCCTCCTGAATCTGTAGCAG GATCTGATgaagactcagaagaaaaacaagacagtgAAAAACCAGTTGTGTAG
- the STARD3NL gene encoding STARD3 N-terminal-like protein isoform X2, whose product MNRVPGDAENAHSSSVESCPSLRDVHSINPAQLMARIESYEGREKKGISDVRRTFCLFVTFDLLFITLLWIIELNVKGGIETTLEKEVLQYDYSSSYFDIFFTTAVTSAFLLAKVIISKLFSQGAFGYVLPIISFILAWIETWFLDFKVLPQEAEEENTESKGWKFNSLVDLKCHLCPVIIRRPVDSSKGFLIAQDASERAALLHPGVLSDGQFYSPPESVAGSDEDSEEKQDSEKPVV is encoded by the exons ATGAATCGGGTGCCAGGTGATGCAGAAAATGCTCACAGTAGCAGTGTGGAATCCTGTCCTTCCTTGCGCGATGTCCACTCCATCAACCCAGCGCAGCTGATGGCAAGGATTGAGTCATatgaagggagagagaagaaaggcatATCAGATGTCAGAAGgactttctgtttgtttgttacaTTTGATCTCTTATTCATAACCTTGCTGTGGATAATAGAATTAAAT GTAAAAGGAGGCATTGAGACTACCTTAGAGAAAGAAGTCCTACAATATGACTACTCTTCTTCATATTTTGATATATTT TTTACAACAGCAGTGACCAGTGCCTTTTTATTAGCaaaagtaattatttcaaaG CTGTTCTCACAAGGTGCTTTTGGCTACGTGCTGCCCATCATATCCTTCATACTTGCCTGGATTGAAACTTGGTTTTTGGACTTTAAAGTGTTACCGcaagaagctgaagaagaaaaca CAGAGAGTAAAGGATGGAAGTTCAATAGCCTTGTTGACCTAAAATGCCATCTTTGCCCTGTTATTATCAGAAGACCTGTTGACAGCAGTAAGG gatttttgaTAGCACAGGATGCTTCTGAACGAGCAGCTCTTCTTCACCCAGGAGTCCTCTCTGATGGGCAGTTCTACTCTCCTCCTGAATCTGTAGCAG GATCTGATgaagactcagaagaaaaacaagacagtgAAAAACCAGTTGTGTAG
- the STARD3NL gene encoding STARD3 N-terminal-like protein isoform X3 has product MNRVPGDAENAHSSSVESCPSLRDVHSINPAQLMARIESYEGREKKGISDVRRTFCLFVTFDLLFITLLWIIELNVKGGIETTLEKEVLQYDYSSSYFDIFLLAVFRFKVLILAYAMCRLRHWWAIAFTTAVTSAFLLAKVIISKLFSQGAFGYVLPIISFILAWIETWFLDFKVLPQEAEEENRFLIAQDASERAALLHPGVLSDGQFYSPPESVAGSDEDSEEKQDSEKPVV; this is encoded by the exons ATGAATCGGGTGCCAGGTGATGCAGAAAATGCTCACAGTAGCAGTGTGGAATCCTGTCCTTCCTTGCGCGATGTCCACTCCATCAACCCAGCGCAGCTGATGGCAAGGATTGAGTCATatgaagggagagagaagaaaggcatATCAGATGTCAGAAGgactttctgtttgtttgttacaTTTGATCTCTTATTCATAACCTTGCTGTGGATAATAGAATTAAAT GTAAAAGGAGGCATTGAGACTACCTTAGAGAAAGAAGTCCTACAATATGACTACTCTTCTTCATATTTTGATATATTT CTACTGGCAGTCTTTCGATTTAAGGTGTTAATACTTGCATATGCAATGTGCAGACTGCGCCATTGGTGGGCAATAGCT TTTACAACAGCAGTGACCAGTGCCTTTTTATTAGCaaaagtaattatttcaaaG CTGTTCTCACAAGGTGCTTTTGGCTACGTGCTGCCCATCATATCCTTCATACTTGCCTGGATTGAAACTTGGTTTTTGGACTTTAAAGTGTTACCGcaagaagctgaagaagaaaaca gatttttgaTAGCACAGGATGCTTCTGAACGAGCAGCTCTTCTTCACCCAGGAGTCCTCTCTGATGGGCAGTTCTACTCTCCTCCTGAATCTGTAGCAG GATCTGATgaagactcagaagaaaaacaagacagtgAAAAACCAGTTGTGTAG